The Rhododendron vialii isolate Sample 1 chromosome 3a, ASM3025357v1 nucleotide sequence AATATTTACTATTTTGACCCAGAATTAATAAAAGGACTCCTAATTTGTTTTATACtattattgttttagtttttgacTTCACGATTAAATTTTTTGACTCCGCCTCTGACGTCGATTGttgttttatttcctttttttattaatgaGTTTCCTTCTTTTGGTGGTATTTTCCATTTGAGGTAATTAATGATTTGCCTCATTAATAAAATAACTGATGATGAAACAAATACTGAAGGAGATCGAATGTGCGTTTGAATATACGATAGTATGAGCCTTGTCGGTAAAATCCAGTGTTGAAATAGAAAGCAAATATAAGTTTTCTagcttagagcatccgcaattataataatcaaaaccaataattaAAATGTGCTACGTCAACATTTGATTATTCGTttattccctccgttccaaattctttattcggtccgcaaaacgaagtgttaaaaataatacaaatttttcaagaaaaaattcaaacttttttcacagattaaaaatactcattgatatctagtagtaagttgttgaaaaacttttgattttttattgtaaaaattatattatttttaacattccGTTTTGGGGACCGGAcgaagaatttgggacggagagagaagtccataatcaaacttaacaacttccCCCACAATATataatgcacatttgtccaatcgcaaatgagTTCCAATCATGCACCTGACCATgccaaattattcatctcgatgagacgattccaatgtgaggtgtttttgagttattaagttttgagttttggttattggtaaaagttgttaagtttggttatggaatgggtgaaatttgattatttgttaaaaaatttataactttgcttattacaatgtgagatgttttttgagcattgttgttaaatttgcttatccatattcatttgcttattacaataagGATGCTCTAATGGAGTAATTTTCTAGCTAGTAGAATGTACGAGTATATGAGCATCTAAGTTAGTgatggcaacggggcggatCAGAAGCAGATATTGATATATCTGAATCCGAACCCTCCACCCTTCCTCCGAATTCGCCCCGATCGGATATATTTTCGATCCTCCATCCCTGTCTCGAACGGAAATCGGAGATCCGATCGGAAATTTGGATatccaaatgaaaaaataagaaaaaaaaaaaagattcacgCTCCAGAATCTCACTTTCCCTCACTTCCACAGCAGCCGAACAAAATTGCTGTAATTAATGAAACATTTGTAAATCTGTCTCCTTTCATTAAGGGCTGGAGATGTTATTTTTCACAGCAGAGGAATAAAATCCCATCAACaaattgtgagagagagaaaaatgcgGACCCCGTGAAAGAGGAGGTCAAGAACAGGGGAGTCGTAGATGGACTTGATCTCTTATCTCGTCCACTCGTTTCTGGGTCCTTCTCTGATGGGTATTTTTGAGAATGAAATGAAATAGACGACCCTAATAAAAAGGctaaaatgaaagatatatatgtGCGTCAGTGTGTGGTAACTCTGTGCTTCTCGGTAAATACGCCTCTACTTATTCACGATGCTACCCGTACTTCTGTTTACTACTCACAtgctttcttctccttctttggTTTGCTCTCCTTTTGACAGAAAGACTAGGTACGCATCATGCGGTGACCGATTCACCACACAGCTATTAGGGCCCATTTCGGGCTccaaaaaatgcagaaaaatatttataaattttaaaataatattttatgggggctctttaaaaaatcaattttaacggatatcggtagatatgctttttgaatttatagggtCGAAAACTGCGAAACTGAGCAGTTTTGCTTCTACAAATTTAAAAAGCATACCTATCGATATTcgttaaaattgattttttacagagtctcataaaatattatttttaaatttatgaatatttttctatattttttgacCCAGAATGGGCCTCAATAGACAATAACTGTGTGGTGGACGGTCACCGCACCACACATGCGGTGGTCGTAGTCAGGCTTTCTTTTGATCGCTGGAGCGGAAAGTCTTGACTTCGGGGAGGAGGAAGGAAGCTGGCACTTGGAAAGAAGTCGTCGAACCTTGGGAAACGCAAGGCTGAGCATGGACCATGGTAAggtattttctaaaaataggtGCGGAAACAGCGGTACGGTAAAGGAACGTATGAAAATGAAAACTAATATTATTCGAAGATAGGAGTAGAAAATTTGGAAGTGAACAATTCCTCGATAGCGTCATGGATGATGAATTCGGTAGATCCTAGCAAGAATAAACGGCTATTCGAGGATTCGGGATGGATTGGGTACGGGTTAGAGGTAGACTCTCGGAGATCGGAACGGAtacggattttaaaaaataagtaaatgatAAACTCTTTGAActtaaagggtttttttttattactaattTGACTTTGAGGGTtctattttgccaaaaaaacaaaaaaaaagaaagataaattcCCCAATCAATCATAAATACTAGCAGTATGTTTGATAGTAATGTGTAATTCGAAGAGCCGTCGTTTCTCACCCGTAACTCATTGCAGGGACCCCGCTTCCCTTTCGGATACGGAAAACTTTTTGTGAATAATATTGCTCCAGCAGAAATCATCCCAGGGACCCAGAATGTGATGTGACAAGCTCGGTGGGTCCCGCCCTTTTCCACCCCAAGTAGAAAGACAATTTTGGCAGGCTGTAAAGCTTCTAGATTTGTGAACTCCTTTGGGGCCACGCAGGCTATCTGCAGCATTTGCTCCGATTTAAAAGAGGGTTCCGCTATTGAACGGTGAATTTATGATCCTCATGTTTAGTTGAGGTAGGGGTGAATTGGTCCGGACAtgtggttataaaaaataaaaataaaaagttttggGTTTGTTGGGATTGGTCCCCTTTTTGTTATCAAATAAAGTTGGATCATTAGCAGTTGCTTAGTAAAAGTTAAGAATGTTATTGAGAATCTGAGATTGATACCTAGTACTGATAAACAGATTATGAAGTTCTAGGTATTCTTAGCAATTGAAAATAGTCTAAACTAGTATGATTCTAGAAAGGTTGGGTTTGGGGTGTTTTGCGAGtcagattttagattctaaaGTATGCCAAAAGATGCTTTTTGATTATGTGTAATTCGAAGAGTCGTCGTTTCTCACCCTTCAAATTCATGAGAGAGCTTACACTAATTAAAATGGTGCAGCAAATTTACTTACTCTTCTTGGAATACCTTTTCGTGACAACTCTCTTCAAATGAAATTTGATTGTAAGAGTATTTTGCTATCTCCCTTGGAGATGCTTTAACATACTAGCACGTGGcgataggaaaaaaaaaaaaaaaactcaaatcgAGTTCATTTACCTCATGAATAATTATGCTACTCACACACATAGTTTGCGCAAATAATAATTAACAAACTCATAAAGAGTATGAGGAGTGTCCGTGTAAAAGATGTGCgagtattaatttttttcccccacaCGAATCTGCCATGGAGTTGTAGAAGGTGAAGTTGACGTGCAAGATGTATATTAATTCTCTTTCCATCATCAACATAGAAACAAATTAGGAATTCTGTTTCCAGGAAGTTAGAAACAAATTAGGAATGGGGCTGAAAAGCATGTACAGCCAATTAGCCGTATAGTGCGGATGGGAGACCCATCACATAAAGGGGTGAGAGCAACTAAAAACTGAGTaagggtatccacaatgctGTAATCGAAATtcgataatcaaaagttgtcaaatcagcttttgattatttatttaagagattgctaaggttagcaatgtagatgtctacaatggcataattaaaattggataaccaaaacttgtcacgtcatcttttcaaactacaaaaaactaaaaattgtgaatagtagtaaatagttttgaaactaataaaaactatttactagaaatagaaaatagtttttgaaactttttttttttggaaaaaaacaattttttagtaaaattcttttttcaaaaatattgttcgaaaagaaagagaggaaaattgGAAGAGGcatatttttgtataattttattttttttgggatgttaaatttattgttttttggGAGCATTTACGTAGCAAGTCTGTAACCCTGGACTAGACTTGGAGACAAAAGCACTCCGTTTGGTTTAACATTTTGAGAGCTACTTTTAACTCTTGacacaatttttaataaatttttctctttatctctctccactcattaccactccaactctcaaaaataattttctaaaatgtaaaccaaacaaagccggCCTTCTAAATTCTGTATTGGACCCCATTGACTTGGAGTAGACTTGGAATTGTGGAGAACTTGGAAACGAAGGCCTTCTAATGTCGGGGATGGGTGCTCGATCAACTGTGGCGTGCCTTGTGCTACTGTGCTATGAATGGACCGGACGGATCACAGGTTCAACCCTGATTCAAACAGAATTTAGCCatgacatcataaaaaatttataatgaGAAAACGGCAAATGCTAATTGATGCTCCAGGGGCACGAGTTATAGTGCATCAATTGATTTAAGAATAGCAAACAACCTTTTAATTAACTTCCAAGGTTAGTCCCTCTCGAATTTGGTCGTTCTCCTCTGTTCGGCTTTGGCCCGCTAGCCCTTGGTGAGGCGGTAGCTGTTATGGCTCTTTGGTCCCTCCCAGAATCCTCCGCGGGTTTGGAGTCTCTATGGTTACGCCTAGAAAAAAGGATTGCTATGTCCGAttgcctcctcctccaccctttttgcttagcaaaacTTCCAAGGTTAGTTAACACTGTAGATTGATAAATGAGGGGTTctcaactactttttttttgaacagtgaaattttatttttattaatctttaaatgTGAATACAAATAGAGCAAAGAGAAGGACAACGAGTGCCTATCCGAGACCCAAACCTTAATTCAGTTTTTTtggcacctctctctctctccccaagaTAGGCTACACGAAAACCCAGAAATTGATGTGCTGGACATATGCTTGTTGCATTGGTACAATTTCTTATGGGAAAATGATTTTagcactttaattttttatgatggtattctaatttttgtctttagtgtaCTTTACTATGtataaattttaaactaaaagacaaattttataGTGGCATCATcaaaaattggagtgccaaaatcatttgctTTTCTTATGGGCCATAATAATCATGAGAAGCCCATATCTGCCAGCACCAGAGGTTTCAGGCTTTACAGCCCGTATGAGCAAAATTATTCAAAGTGTGGGTTGTCGATTTTTAGATTCGATCAAGTCAAATCTGTGAATTAATAATACAGTACATCTTAACTATCGAAATCTAAAATTTATGACCAAAAGTTCACTAAGGATGGAAGAAATTTGAAAACACTGTTTCACTgcttttttcttgtattttcacTTGACTTCGGTTCATATTTTATACTATTCTGATTGATCATTTCGTTGAAATGGATGATTTATCtccaaaaatttgtcaaaaaactaaaaataattcACTAAACACCAAGAATATGAAATCtcaaaaataagtaatttagtCTAAAGACTCTGAGCCCATTCTTGGTATTGCTAGTTTCCGAGTGAGAAACATGCTTTCAAAGGGTTAAATTATCGATCCTCTCAGGAGTAAactattttcttcctttttcaccagtgaagaagaaaaatatccTCTTGTTAACCCCTAGGTGGTTGTCGGAATGGTTAATCGACTTGCCTAGGCGGGGCTTTACCACCCCAAGGTCGCAGGTCAATTTCCCTCAAACAGTACTGATTTGTCCTTGGAGCCACCTCACCTCACGCAAATGCATGGAAAGGGCTGTGGGAGGGATTGGAGAGATTAGTCCGGTTCATCAGGACACTCTTCATTATTGGAAAAAATTATCCTCTTGCATACACTGAGGTCATGTGAAATACATTGTTTTTCTTCCTAAAAAAATGTCCTCATTATCAGAGGAATGTATTACACACTCATCATTGACTTGCTTCCATGCCACGACTAGCATTCTTATGAACATACATATTGGATTTCTAATGTACAACGGAAAAAGAAGCGATGAAATATGCAcgtaaaatcaaaataaataccTTTATGTAGAAAATACGCCGGTCAAGAAGCCCCTAGAAGAAATCAAGCAGAACAATCAACAATGGATGATATGTAACTGTAAACCGATGCAGCAAGGTTAGGGGAATTCTTACCAAAATCCAGAGGCCTTTTTATCTTGATTTCTGCAAGTATTGACAAAAGAAATGGTCTGATTAGGACCGTGGCTTGGAATGAGAAGTGAAGGAAGAGAATAATAGTAATCTAGCATTTCTAATTAACTGATAAAGTTGCTACCTTGGTTTTCCTTCAAAAGTGTCATTTATTTCGTCCACGTTAGGCCTTTTAGGAAATGTGGTCAATATATTGTACTTCTCCTTCCCGAACGACGGGTCATCCACCCTCTTGTACAATTCATACCCGTATGGATATGACATCCTGAAGTTGAGATCACTACAATAGTAAACCTTGTCCAGGGGAATATTTAGCACTTTTTTTGCAGCTCAGTAAGAGAGCTGCTTAGCAGCGATTCATCAGCCAAGAAAATcacggggaaaaaaaattgagattgcTTTGCATAGTTAGGTTTTATGCTTTTCAACCCCCATGCTATGAAAGGTGCATTCCAAAACATTATTCCTTAAGCCATTAGCGTCTTTTAGTAACACTGATTCAAACTGTGCAAGGAGAAGGGAAAGAGGTTTAGAGCCAGAATATGTCCTCATTTCCGTTGAATATTAGCAAAAAGTAACAGAACTTGTGAATCATTCACCTGAGAGCACCCATAATTGGATATTGAGTTCCTGCATAATAGAGAAGCCGGAAGTGATAGCAATTTTCAAATGATGCTGCGTACTCCAATCTCTTATCTCGACCAATTGTCTGGAGGGCAAATGTTTCAATCAGTACCACACGAAATCAATCAATGCATGATAGTTGATACTATGGGCTCACTGGCTTTATGCTTACTTGCATGATACCACTTGAAGCGGGTAAATCCTGATCATAGAGAGGAAGTTCAAACAGTATTAGCAGAACAAGTAGACAAGTATTTGCATGATATGTTTGAAGCAAAACAAGGATTTCATGTGCAAAAGGATTAACAATATCTACCCCTTAAACTTCTATATAAGATCAAACGATTTTCGACATAAAGGTATGTTTGAAAGGTAGGTGTTATTTTAGTTGACCTAGTAAACCAAATAAACAACCCCATTAAATCTTTAAAACCATTCTAGATACTCATATTGATCTATGTTAACCAGAAGAATTTATATTGCTTTACATTCTCATTGCCTTCTTTCTTAAGGAAAAGTGAAACTGAAGACAGTGCTTCGAAGGGACATTACCGTTCACTTAGAGAAATTCCGTGTCCCAGTTTAAAACTATGAAGTTTCTTCTTGATCAAAAAATCAAGGACTGGAAATGAGAAAGGAATTAACTTGTGGATTCTATCTGCGAGTTGTTTTTCCCATGGTCAACACAGTAAAGAATTCGGACCCTGAAGGAACAGTTTACATGATTGATGGCACAGTACAAGTATAGTTTGTGTTCattgacaaaaagaaagaaacaataatgCTGTATACATGGCAATGCTAAAATTGATAAATATTTGGGCATGCGAATTTTAGAGAACTGGTTCAGCTTGAGATCATAAAAGAACAAAACCTTGAGCCTAGGATTGACAAGAATTACTGGACGGCTGCCAGCAGCATCAGTCATAGCTCTTAGATCCTACGTTATGCAACAACAGCTTGTAAAGGATAAAAATTGAAACATGTCAAGTACAGGTGTCTTAAGAAGCACAGAGGAAAATTCTCTCAAGTCCTTACATCGATAATGCAATTTCCCACGGCATTTTGGGGGGCCACTAAAATAAACATATCATCTTCTTCACTGACCTCTTTTCCACCTGTTGAATACAACAACATATGGAGATATGGGTATCAGGACAATGAGCACCAAACCAAGTTTCGTGAGAAAAAGGAAGTTGGACTCTAATTTCTCCTAATTTTTAGAACATACGGATCAAAGtttttaatgaataaattgtCACAATATTGGAGTTGGTAAGTTAAGCACGAATTATATACATCCCAGCAGAACTTCTAAACCTGCATGCAGCAAACTCTAAAacacggtattgtacaatttgaATCACAGCACACAACCACATGTTTACATAAAAGGGCAAATCCAGTGCACGAGGCTCCCTCCATTGCGGGGTCTGGGGAAGGATTGATGCATGCAGCCTTACCCCTGCAAGCAGAGAGGCTGTTTCTACGACTCAAACCCGTGACCTCCAGGTCACAATGGAGCAACTTTACTGTTGTTTACATATGGAGTTAATATACTAAGGAGAGAATATAATTTAGGAAATCAGAAGGCGAGGGAATATGTGCATATTGATgttctggactatcaatgaaggaagcatggtaatgtgcacataaattaaaTTGGGTCTCTAGACCTGTCCTCTCTGATGCTATTTGGCTTTGATTAGCGGGCATAGTTCCGCAGCAAAataggtataggggggccactgtttcaatGGTTTTCtgagagcaaccactttgtgcatattgccaaaggttaggtctgtctccaatcctcccccgcccataccctcAATGATTGGTGACAACATGGGTTCTGTCTGTCTGTTAGAAGGCGAGGGAATCCAAACAATTTAATAGGAAAAGTTacagaaaaaaaatgtatggtACTGTCAAAGCAACTGCTACCATGATTTGTTGGAAACATGACTTGAAAAGtagttcaccaaaaaaaaaacttctaaagTAATTATACTTTTCAAGTTGGGCGTGAACATATCAAATGATTTTTCTTTGAATCAAGATAGAGCAAATGAAACGATGTAAGTAATCCAACTGTGCAAGAAATTATGAAAAGCAATACCTATAGAACCTATGTTAATAAAGGTTCCCATAGCACCATAATCACCCCAGTCCATGTACTCCAATATCTTTCTACTTCCAGCAAGCTGTAATGGCATCCCTGCAAGTGCGCCCTCTCCCATTGACCCTTGCACACAAACCTTTAAAACCAAATATCTAAAACTCAGCATATCCTTTTCTGGAACCAACTTATAATTGTAAAATGTGTCTGTAAAATGAGTACAAGACCATCACTGAAGCAATCCAGACAAATTTACCTTAATGCGCTTTCCATCATCAGCAAAATTTAAAGCTAGAACTCGAACAAGTTCCATTAAAGTACCTATCCGATAAACATCCTGCGCATCATAAGATACGGTCAACTAAAAACAACTGCAGGCAAGTCAGAACAAAGAACGTCTCTCACCATTTCTGGGTTAAGCTCTGGGATACTTATCTCCACCTGTCAATTTTGAAATGCAATATTATCAATTAAAACATAGTCGATTCATGGTGACATAATATCAAATTACAAAACAATAACACAAAACTATCTTCTCTACTTTTAGTTCACATGAATGATTTTCTGATACTTTTCATAGAAGAAAAAGACCTTAATTTACCAGGAAAACCCCCCTTCAATTGAGTGTCGTCAGCAGTTGAGAACTTGAGATCGAAAAAGCTACTGGTTGCGTGAAAGGCGATACTATGGTAATGTCTCAATCAACTAACTGGGTCTCCAATTCTAAGGTGGTTCGGGTGGTTTAACAAATAATTACCTTCAATCGAGTTTTTCCGTCCTCTATGGCTCTTTTTGTACCTTGGAGCACGTCATCATAGAAATATTTCCTGATATCTCTGGAATGAGGAATATTATTCAATCTAGTAGGAATCCCTCTCCAAATTTCCTGTAAAAGGCTAAAGCAAAATAAGAGGAGAGACTTGGCAAAATAAACTAGCCTCCTAGTAACAAATGTATCTTCTGATACTGCCATGGGAACGCAAAAGGGATATTTTGGAGATATTAACAATTCTGAGTATAGAAAATTACCTGACTTGAAGATGCCTGGTTCTTGCTTTGAAGAGTTGATTTTACTGGTACACAGAAAAAAACTGGTGAAATTTAGCTAATCACAGATGTCAAATTACTCATGATTGGATAATGGAAACTCTCTGTTTTTAGTCAGGCCAAAATTCTTCATTTATAAGGATCATCCTCCATCACGAGGAAATGGTATGGCATGGATTAAAGACCATGTACTCATTCCACTGTGCTCTTAGATAAATGTTGCAGACAATATCTAAACATCTGAACAAAGAAAGCTGCCATGAAATCATGCAGAAGACACTTAAAATTCTAAACCAACATACctggttttgttgtttttactttttccttcTGCACTTGAGACAACAAAGAGTCTACATCTTTGAAAATTACTTCTTTAGGGCGATTTCCATCAATCTGTGCATTAGAATGTAATGAAACAACTAAATGTGTTACTGACACATTTCACTTCATgatgaaaacgaaaatggaaaatgcagttattggcACGACTAGAATATGGAAACACCTTATTCAATGTATCCATATAGGTTGATAAGATTGCTTCAGcattttgtttatatatttgcAGTCGTGATCGGACCTGTAAACAAAATAGACATATTGGAAGCCAAAAGGAGTCAGACGACAGATATAAaaacgaaaaatagattttgaatttaaaattatcctttaaaataatatatctcCTGGTCACCAGGGTGATGTAAATTATGTAATGCTAAGCCACACGGGTTGCACAGAATGGTTACCAGACTAAATGTTATAAGTAACAAATAAGAAGACCAATGTTTTACATTATGTACCAAAAGCCCCCCTGTTATCTCTATTTTGATTGTAGCCACTAAGGGGAAACTAATATTCGAACATTGCCCAAGTTTTCAAAGCAACCTTGAATTAACAAGGATGTTCAAGAAGGAGAAGGGCGAACAATCAACCTATGCAGACCATGCATTTCACAACACTCCACATGATTTATATCACCTCTTTATCTCCCTCATGCCCTGATTGTGAATCAACTTGTTTTGTTCTTCTGTGCAATGATGCGGCCACTTGTGTACATGGCCTAACCATCTCAGATGACATACTCTTATGTTATCTTAAACTAGTTACAATTGTCCTTGCCCATAACGTGATTGTTCCAAGTCCTTAAACTCTTCAACTCTGAAAACTATTAATGCTCACATTAAGAATTCAGTGGACTTGGGGTGATGTTGAAGCCTTGAAGGGATGGACTTGGTCTGAAGTTCCGATTATTTGGTAAGAAGAATTCTTCTAACCTTACTGTTCAAATATATTGAAGCAAATAGAGAATTCTTCTCACCAAGTGAAAGTACCATGTGGATGCTCCTACCTGTTTGCGATTTTTGTGATAAACCTATCACCTTTGATAGATCTTCTATCCCTcaacatgaaaatgaaaaaatggtttGTTTGCTGTGAAGGTTAGGTTGCTAAATACTCCTAGAAGATCCCATCAGCGTTGCCGGTGATATCAATGGCATATCCAAACTGAAGCATTGAGCAGTGCATGAGCAATTTTTTAGTTTATCAATGTTCATAAACATACCTTTTGCTCAGTGTCATCAGGACGAGTTATAAGCCTTGCTTTAATCTCGTCGGTCTCGGGAGGGAAATTTTTTATATGGTAAATTTTCCCTGTTACAGGGTCCAGCCTTCTACCAACGCATCTATCGATTAGAATTTCGTCAGGAACCTTCACACAAAGAGATAAGCTTCCTGTAAAAGCTCCATTTCAAGAAAGTGTTTAATATGGGGTAGACTGTATCCAGTATCATACGTTGTAAAAGTTTCAATCAACTTCCAAAGGATTTAAGGAAACCAGCACTAGTAGAGATGACAGAATGGCTTACTAACATACATCTAGTACAATGTAAATATCAGGTCTAATATTCAGTTTCTCCAGACTCTGTGCTTGAGCAAAGCTTCGTGGGAACCCATCTAG carries:
- the LOC131320293 gene encoding adenylate kinase 5, chloroplastic isoform X4, producing the protein MMHYSTTSLHCKNVPTAPPLSTFSLYSSSSSLSPSSSSSSPLPQHHLTSSFHVSRQSYPRAHPSPKQGMKVLCSKSEPIKVMISGAPASGKGTQCEMIVQKMVTARLSQQDAKEKGWLLDGFPRSFAQAQSLEKLNIRPDIYIVLDVPDEILIDRCVGRRLDPVTGKIYHIKNFPPETDEIKARLITRPDDTEQKVRSRLQIYKQNAEAILSTYMDTLNKIDGNRPKEVIFKDVDSLLSQVQKEKVKTTKPVKSTLQSKNQASSSQEIWRGIPTRLNNIPHSRDIRKYFYDDVLQGTKRAIEDGKTRLKVEISIPELNPEMDVYRIGTLMELVRVLALNFADDGKRIKVCVQGSMGEGALAGMPLQLAGSRKILEYMDWGDYGAMGTFINIGSIGGKEVSEEDDMFILVAPQNAVGNCIIDDLRAMTDAAGSRPVILVNPRLKDLPASSGIMQTIGRDKRLEYAASFENCYHFRLLYYAGTQYPIMGALRMSYPYGYELYKRVDDPSFGKEKYNILTTFPKRPNVDEINDTFEGKPRNQDKKASGFWGFLTGVFST
- the LOC131320293 gene encoding adenylate kinase 5, chloroplastic isoform X3 → MMHYSTTSLHCKNVPTAPPLSTFSLYSSSSSLSPSSSSSSPLPQHHLTSSFHVSRQSYPRAHPSPKQGMKVLCSKSEPIKVMISGAPASGKGTQCEMIVQKFGLVHISTGDLLRAEVSAGTEIGNKAKEYMNAGSLVPDEVVTAMVTARLSQQDAKEKGWLLDGFPRSFAQAQSLEKLNIRPDIYIVLDVPDEILIDRCVGRRLDPVTGKIYHIKNFPPETDEIKARLITRPDDTEQKVRSRLQIYKQNAEAILSTYMDTLNKIDGNRPKEVIFKDVDSLLSQVQKEKVKTTKPVKSTLQSKNQASSSQEIWRGIPTRLNNIPHSRDIRKYFYDDVLQGTKRAIEDGKTRLKVEISIPELNPEMDVYRIGTLMELVRVLALNFADDGKRIKVCVQGSMGEGALAGMPLQLAGSRKILEYMDWGDYGAMGTFINIGSIGGKEVSEEDDMFILVAPQNAVGNCIIDDLPASSGIMQTIGRDKRLEYAASFENCYHFRLLYYAGTQYPIMGALRMSYPYGYELYKRVDDPSFGKEKYNILTTFPKRPNVDEINDTFEGKPRNQDKKASGFWGFLTGVFST
- the LOC131320293 gene encoding adenylate kinase 5, chloroplastic isoform X5; this encodes MMHYSTTSLHCKNVPTAPPLSTFSLYSSSSSLSPSSSSSSPLPQHHLTSSFHVSRQSYPRAHPSPKGMKVLCSKSEPIKVMISGAPASGKGTQCEMIVQKMVTARLSQQDAKEKGWLLDGFPRSFAQAQSLEKLNIRPDIYIVLDVPDEILIDRCVGRRLDPVTGKIYHIKNFPPETDEIKARLITRPDDTEQKVRSRLQIYKQNAEAILSTYMDTLNKIDGNRPKEVIFKDVDSLLSQVQKEKVKTTKPVKSTLQSKNQASSSQEIWRGIPTRLNNIPHSRDIRKYFYDDVLQGTKRAIEDGKTRLKVEISIPELNPEMDVYRIGTLMELVRVLALNFADDGKRIKVCVQGSMGEGALAGMPLQLAGSRKILEYMDWGDYGAMGTFINIGSIGGKEVSEEDDMFILVAPQNAVGNCIIDDLRAMTDAAGSRPVILVNPRLKDLPASSGIMQTIGRDKRLEYAASFENCYHFRLLYYAGTQYPIMGALRMSYPYGYELYKRVDDPSFGKEKYNILTTFPKRPNVDEINDTFEGKPRNQDKKASGFWGFLTGVFST
- the LOC131320293 gene encoding adenylate kinase 5, chloroplastic isoform X1, which gives rise to MMHYSTTSLHCKNVPTAPPLSTFSLYSSSSSLSPSSSSSSPLPQHHLTSSFHVSRQSYPRAHPSPKQGMKVLCSKSEPIKVMISGAPASGKGTQCEMIVQKFGLVHISTGDLLRAEVSAGTEIGNKAKEYMNAGSLVPDEVVTAMVTARLSQQDAKEKGWLLDGFPRSFAQAQSLEKLNIRPDIYIVLDVPDEILIDRCVGRRLDPVTGKIYHIKNFPPETDEIKARLITRPDDTEQKVRSRLQIYKQNAEAILSTYMDTLNKIDGNRPKEVIFKDVDSLLSQVQKEKVKTTKPVKSTLQSKNQASSSQEIWRGIPTRLNNIPHSRDIRKYFYDDVLQGTKRAIEDGKTRLKVEISIPELNPEMDVYRIGTLMELVRVLALNFADDGKRIKVCVQGSMGEGALAGMPLQLAGSRKILEYMDWGDYGAMGTFINIGSIGGKEVSEEDDMFILVAPQNAVGNCIIDDLRAMTDAAGSRPVILVNPRLKDLPASSGIMQTIGRDKRLEYAASFENCYHFRLLYYAGTQYPIMGALRMSYPYGYELYKRVDDPSFGKEKYNILTTFPKRPNVDEINDTFEGKPRNQDKKASGFWGFLTGVFST
- the LOC131320293 gene encoding adenylate kinase 5, chloroplastic isoform X2; this encodes MMHYSTTSLHCKNVPTAPPLSTFSLYSSSSSLSPSSSSSSPLPQHHLTSSFHVSRQSYPRAHPSPKGMKVLCSKSEPIKVMISGAPASGKGTQCEMIVQKFGLVHISTGDLLRAEVSAGTEIGNKAKEYMNAGSLVPDEVVTAMVTARLSQQDAKEKGWLLDGFPRSFAQAQSLEKLNIRPDIYIVLDVPDEILIDRCVGRRLDPVTGKIYHIKNFPPETDEIKARLITRPDDTEQKVRSRLQIYKQNAEAILSTYMDTLNKIDGNRPKEVIFKDVDSLLSQVQKEKVKTTKPVKSTLQSKNQASSSQEIWRGIPTRLNNIPHSRDIRKYFYDDVLQGTKRAIEDGKTRLKVEISIPELNPEMDVYRIGTLMELVRVLALNFADDGKRIKVCVQGSMGEGALAGMPLQLAGSRKILEYMDWGDYGAMGTFINIGSIGGKEVSEEDDMFILVAPQNAVGNCIIDDLRAMTDAAGSRPVILVNPRLKDLPASSGIMQTIGRDKRLEYAASFENCYHFRLLYYAGTQYPIMGALRMSYPYGYELYKRVDDPSFGKEKYNILTTFPKRPNVDEINDTFEGKPRNQDKKASGFWGFLTGVFST
- the LOC131320293 gene encoding adenylate kinase 5, chloroplastic isoform X6, which codes for MMHYSTTSLHCKNVPTAPPLSTFSLYSSSSSLSPSSSSSSPLPQHHLTSSFHVSRQSYPRAHPSPKQGMKVLCSKSEPIKVMISGAPASGKGTQCEMIVQKFGLVHISTGDLLRAEVSAGTEIGNKAKEYMNAGSLVPDEVVTAMVTARLSQQDAKEKGWLLDGFPRSFAQAQSLEKLNIRPDIYIVLDVRSRLQIYKQNAEAILSTYMDTLNKIDGNRPKEVIFKDVDSLLSQVQKEKVKTTKPVKSTLQSKNQASSSQEIWRGIPTRLNNIPHSRDIRKYFYDDVLQGTKRAIEDGKTRLKVEISIPELNPEMDVYRIGTLMELVRVLALNFADDGKRIKVCVQGSMGEGALAGMPLQLAGSRKILEYMDWGDYGAMGTFINIGSIGGKEVSEEDDMFILVAPQNAVGNCIIDDLRAMTDAAGSRPVILVNPRLKDLPASSGIMQTIGRDKRLEYAASFENCYHFRLLYYAGTQYPIMGALRMSYPYGYELYKRVDDPSFGKEKYNILTTFPKRPNVDEINDTFEGKPRNQDKKASGFWGFLTGVFST